In Nocardioides sp. InS609-2, a single genomic region encodes these proteins:
- a CDS encoding SRPBCC family protein yields the protein MSAFSMSRSTTIDAPPGVVHGQLDDFRAWQSWSPWEGLDPDLQRTFTGPATGVGSHYHWKGNSKAGEGTMEITESTPTRVAIDLEFLKPFRATNVTSFDLVPSGSRTDVTWTMTGQRSLLMSLMGRLFFDKAIGKDFEKGLARLKATAEA from the coding sequence GTGAGCGCCTTCAGCATGAGCCGGTCCACCACCATCGACGCGCCCCCGGGGGTCGTGCACGGACAGCTCGACGACTTCCGCGCGTGGCAGTCCTGGTCGCCCTGGGAAGGTCTCGACCCCGACCTGCAGCGCACCTTCACCGGCCCAGCGACCGGCGTGGGCTCGCACTACCACTGGAAGGGCAACTCGAAGGCGGGTGAGGGGACCATGGAGATTACCGAGTCGACACCGACGCGGGTGGCCATCGACCTGGAGTTCCTCAAGCCCTTCAGGGCCACCAACGTGACGTCGTTCGACCTCGTGCCAAGCGGCTCGCGCACCGACGTCACCTGGACCATGACGGGCCAGCGCAGCCTGCTGATGTCCCTGATGGGCAGGCTGTTCTTCGACAAGGCGATCGGCAAGGACTTCGAGAAGGGCCTGGCCCGACTCAAGGCCACGGCAGAGGCATGA
- a CDS encoding sensor histidine kinase has translation MPDTDPPPSRLQLTGYAALQVASVVPLVVLFVLWVAGGVLMVIWVGALLLTAVIPVTRGLANAHRRMASRVLSSPVPTPYVPTEGRKLLARLRIVATDPMTWRDLGWMLAAMTVGFAISLVTVVLLLGVVSGWIWYFAVEPLMRLRSTIDRAFLSPGTTDRLERRVEVLTETRADVVDDSAAELRRLERDLHDGAQARLVALSLSLGMADAVFASDPDAARKLVNDARQTSDAALGELRSVVRGIHPPVLADRGLVGAVQALALDMAVPVSIEASLAGRPSASVESAVYFAVAECLANIGKHAGAENAWIRVSYDRDVLLAEIGDDGSGGADPDTGTGMRGVMRRLGAFDGTMMVSSPVGGPTLVTLEVPCDLSSPRTTPCSEPA, from the coding sequence ATGCCCGACACTGACCCACCGCCGAGCCGCCTTCAGCTCACCGGGTACGCCGCCCTGCAGGTGGCCTCCGTCGTGCCGCTGGTGGTCCTCTTCGTGCTCTGGGTCGCCGGCGGTGTGCTGATGGTGATCTGGGTGGGTGCGCTGCTGCTCACGGCAGTCATCCCGGTGACGCGGGGGCTGGCGAACGCCCACCGCCGGATGGCGTCACGGGTGCTGAGCAGCCCGGTGCCGACGCCGTACGTGCCGACGGAAGGCCGCAAGCTGTTGGCCAGGCTCCGGATCGTCGCCACCGACCCGATGACCTGGCGGGACCTCGGCTGGATGCTCGCTGCGATGACGGTCGGTTTCGCGATCTCGCTGGTCACTGTCGTACTGCTGCTGGGGGTCGTGAGCGGGTGGATCTGGTACTTCGCGGTCGAGCCGCTGATGCGCCTGCGCTCCACGATCGACCGGGCCTTCCTCTCGCCGGGCACCACCGACCGCCTGGAGCGCCGGGTCGAGGTGCTGACCGAGACACGCGCCGACGTGGTGGACGACTCGGCTGCCGAGCTGCGCCGCCTCGAGCGAGACCTCCACGACGGCGCCCAGGCCCGGCTGGTCGCGCTGTCGCTGAGCCTCGGCATGGCCGACGCGGTGTTCGCCTCCGACCCCGACGCCGCGCGCAAGCTGGTCAACGACGCCCGGCAGACGAGCGACGCGGCGCTGGGCGAGCTGCGCTCCGTCGTACGCGGAATCCACCCGCCTGTGCTCGCCGACCGCGGACTGGTCGGCGCCGTGCAGGCACTCGCGCTGGACATGGCGGTGCCGGTGTCGATCGAGGCCTCCCTTGCCGGACGTCCGTCGGCGTCGGTCGAGTCGGCGGTCTACTTCGCGGTCGCGGAGTGCCTGGCCAACATCGGCAAGCACGCGGGCGCCGAGAACGCCTGGATCCGAGTGTCGTACGACCGCGACGTGCTGCTCGCCGAGATCGGCGACGACGGCTCGGGCGGTGCGGACCCCGACACGGGCACGGGCATGCGGGGGGTGATGCGGCGGCTCGGGGCGTTTGACGGGACGATGATGGTCTCGAGCCCGGTCGGCGGGCCGACCCTCGTCACCCTGGAGGTCCCGTGCGACTTGTCCTCGCCGAGGACCACGCCCTGCTCAGAGCCGGCCTGA
- a CDS encoding MMPL family transporter has product MVAAVDEVQSQFPGLELSQTGDLTLDTAIDDQVAEDLSVAETISLPITLVLMLLAFGALIAAGIPVLLAATSVAATIGISAPVSHLVHADATVTSMIVLIGMAVGVDYSLFYLKREREERERGHTTLDAVEIAAQTSGHSILVSGGAVIASMAGLFLMQDTTFNSLAVGAILVVAIAVLGSITVLPALLAKLGRWVDRPRVPLLWRVNRRIGRGGISSRLLGPILRHPVASVLVGGLIVAALAAPALGMKTHSSNLETLPDSIPQVQTMIEIADRFPSQGPGAEVVVHTSADNREEVGTALDVLAGDAAATGLFTDSAPPVEVSTDGRTSVLHLTMPFEESDDRVDEALRLLRSDLAPSVLDVPAEVVVGGDAADSLDFVERQQSRLPLVIGFVLLLTFLMMAFAFRSVPIALLSTALNLGSVGVAFGLITLVFQHGWGESLLDFSSPGFVIEWIPLFVLVVLVGLSMDYHVFVVSRIREYVEAGQSTRDAVRRGVSETAGVITSAASVMVSVFAIFATLSMLEMKMLGVGLSAAILLDATLIRLVILPAALVLLGERAWWWPLTPARVRVSRHLPAEPVPVRARDESRV; this is encoded by the coding sequence ATCGTCGCGGCCGTCGACGAGGTCCAGTCGCAGTTCCCGGGCCTGGAGCTCAGCCAGACCGGCGACCTGACGCTCGACACCGCCATCGACGACCAGGTCGCCGAGGACCTCTCGGTGGCGGAGACGATCAGCCTGCCGATCACGCTGGTCCTCATGCTGCTGGCGTTCGGCGCTCTCATCGCCGCCGGCATCCCGGTGCTGCTGGCCGCGACCAGTGTGGCCGCGACCATCGGCATCAGTGCGCCGGTCTCGCACCTCGTGCACGCCGACGCGACCGTGACCAGCATGATCGTGCTGATCGGCATGGCCGTGGGTGTCGACTACTCACTCTTCTACCTCAAGCGCGAGCGCGAGGAACGCGAACGGGGTCACACCACGCTCGACGCCGTCGAGATCGCCGCGCAGACCTCCGGACACTCGATCCTCGTCTCGGGAGGAGCCGTCATCGCATCGATGGCCGGCCTGTTCCTCATGCAGGACACGACGTTCAACAGCCTCGCCGTCGGCGCGATCCTGGTGGTGGCGATCGCGGTGCTCGGGTCGATCACCGTGCTGCCTGCCCTGCTCGCCAAGCTCGGTCGCTGGGTCGACCGCCCGCGGGTGCCGCTGCTGTGGCGCGTCAACCGACGGATCGGACGCGGCGGCATCAGCAGCCGCCTGCTCGGACCGATCCTGCGCCACCCGGTCGCGTCCGTGCTCGTGGGAGGTCTGATCGTGGCCGCCCTGGCCGCACCGGCACTCGGGATGAAGACCCACTCGTCCAATCTCGAGACGCTGCCCGACTCCATCCCGCAGGTGCAGACGATGATCGAGATCGCCGACCGGTTCCCATCCCAGGGACCCGGCGCCGAGGTGGTCGTCCACACCTCCGCCGACAACCGCGAAGAAGTGGGCACGGCTCTCGACGTACTCGCAGGGGACGCGGCAGCGACCGGTCTCTTCACCGACAGCGCACCGCCCGTGGAGGTCTCGACGGACGGGCGGACGTCCGTCCTGCACCTGACGATGCCGTTCGAGGAGTCCGACGATCGCGTCGACGAGGCGCTCCGTCTGCTCCGGAGCGACCTGGCGCCCTCCGTGCTGGACGTGCCCGCCGAGGTCGTGGTCGGCGGCGACGCGGCCGATTCGCTCGACTTCGTCGAACGCCAGCAGAGCCGGCTCCCGCTCGTGATCGGATTCGTCTTGCTGCTCACCTTCTTGATGATGGCCTTCGCGTTCCGCAGCGTGCCGATCGCGCTGCTCTCGACCGCGCTCAACCTGGGCTCGGTCGGGGTGGCGTTCGGCCTGATCACGCTGGTGTTCCAGCACGGCTGGGGCGAGTCGCTGCTCGACTTCAGCAGCCCCGGCTTCGTGATCGAGTGGATTCCGCTGTTCGTGCTGGTGGTGCTCGTCGGGCTCTCGATGGACTACCACGTCTTCGTCGTCAGCCGGATCCGCGAGTACGTCGAGGCGGGTCAGTCCACCAGGGACGCGGTGCGGCGCGGGGTCTCCGAGACCGCGGGCGTGATCACCAGCGCCGCGTCCGTGATGGTGTCGGTGTTCGCGATCTTCGCGACGCTGAGCATGCTCGAGATGAAGATGCTGGGCGTCGGCCTGTCCGCGGCGATCCTGCTCGATGCCACGCTGATCCGGCTGGTGATCCTGCCGGCAGCACTAGTCCTGCTGGGTGAGCGCGCATGGTGGTGGCCCCTCACCCCCGCACGCGTGCGGGTGAGCCGGCACCTGCCTGCTGAGCCGGTGCCGGTGCGGGCCAGGGACGAGTCCCGGGTCTAG
- a CDS encoding EamA family transporter, which yields MSRAVWLVLVGIASVQLGAAFAKDLFGTISPTALVWLRLAASALILVAIARPRLRGRTPRDWQVVVGFALSLGLMNFAIYQSFARIPLGIAVTLEFIGPLTLAVVGSRRARDLAWVGLAGVGVMLLGVERTDLDLVGVLFALLAGAAWSAYILLSASTGSRWQGLDGLAVASVIAAVVLMPMALVAGGTTLLEPRVLLIGAAIGVLSSVIPYSCELVALRTLRPSVFGILMSLEPAAAALAAAAVLGELLSVWQWLAIVCVVVASIGATRTGRAVQTEPVPN from the coding sequence GTGAGTAGGGCGGTCTGGCTGGTCCTCGTCGGCATCGCCTCGGTGCAGCTGGGGGCGGCGTTCGCCAAGGACCTGTTCGGCACGATCTCGCCCACGGCGCTGGTGTGGCTGCGGCTCGCGGCCAGCGCGCTCATTCTCGTGGCCATCGCTCGACCGCGGCTGCGCGGCCGCACTCCCCGCGACTGGCAGGTCGTGGTCGGGTTCGCGCTCTCGTTGGGCCTGATGAACTTCGCGATCTACCAGTCGTTCGCGCGCATCCCGCTCGGCATTGCGGTCACCTTGGAGTTCATCGGCCCGCTGACCCTCGCGGTCGTCGGCTCGCGCCGCGCACGCGACCTCGCCTGGGTCGGCCTGGCCGGTGTCGGCGTGATGCTGCTCGGTGTCGAACGCACCGACCTGGACCTGGTCGGAGTGCTCTTCGCGCTGCTCGCGGGCGCCGCGTGGTCGGCGTACATCCTGCTCAGCGCGAGCACCGGCAGCCGCTGGCAGGGCCTCGACGGCCTCGCTGTGGCGTCGGTGATCGCCGCAGTGGTGCTGATGCCGATGGCCCTCGTCGCCGGGGGTACGACGCTGCTCGAGCCTCGGGTGCTGCTGATCGGCGCGGCAATCGGCGTGCTCAGCTCGGTCATCCCCTACAGCTGCGAGCTTGTCGCGCTGCGCACGCTGCGCCCCTCGGTCTTCGGGATCCTGATGAGCCTCGAGCCGGCCGCCGCCGCGCTGGCGGCGGCGGCCGTCCTCGGTGAGCTGCTGTCGGTCTGGCAGTGGCTCGCGATCGTCTGCGTCGTGGTCGCGAGCATCGGCGCGACGCGCACCGGCCGCGCGGTGCAAACCGAACCCGTGCCCAACTGA
- a CDS encoding PadR family transcriptional regulator: MPRQDLPITSYALLGLLTFGDELTGYELKQRADMTLRFYWVSPAMSQVYSELARLTEAGLVHKLGEGRGTTYRITAHGRRDLAAWMRETPAGFQVLKHPVALRLLLGHLVDTDDTLAMLRSHLTALEEELSALREVRESLRGADHDGEVFRHPALVADWGLDYLGAEREIVARLVKRVEAGE; the protein is encoded by the coding sequence GTGCCACGTCAAGACCTTCCGATCACGTCATACGCCCTGCTGGGGCTGCTGACGTTCGGCGACGAGCTGACCGGCTACGAGCTCAAGCAGCGCGCCGACATGACGCTGCGCTTCTACTGGGTCTCCCCCGCGATGAGCCAGGTCTACAGCGAGCTGGCCCGGTTGACCGAGGCCGGACTGGTGCACAAGCTGGGCGAAGGACGCGGCACGACGTACCGCATCACCGCCCATGGGCGGCGCGACCTGGCGGCCTGGATGCGCGAGACGCCGGCCGGCTTCCAGGTGCTCAAGCACCCGGTCGCGCTGCGGCTGCTGCTCGGCCACCTGGTCGACACCGACGACACCCTGGCGATGCTGCGGTCCCACCTCACCGCCCTCGAGGAGGAGCTGTCCGCGCTGAGGGAGGTGCGCGAGTCACTGCGCGGCGCCGACCATGATGGGGAGGTGTTCCGTCATCCCGCACTCGTCGCCGACTGGGGCCTCGACTACCTCGGCGCCGAGCGCGAGATCGTCGCCCGTCTGGTGAAGCGCGTCGAGGCCGGCGAGTGA
- a CDS encoding exo-alpha-sialidase: protein MSTTMLMVGTRKGLWIGTSDEARQDWSWTGPHFPMEEVYSVMVDQRGDKPRLLAGAASSWLGPQVWRSDDLGEKWDETPNGAIRFPEDSGATLARVWQLVPGVEDGVVWAGTEPGAIFKSVDGGERFDLVRGLWDHPHRKEWNEGYGGQAFHTILPHPTDGGSVLAAISTGGVYRTSDGGETWEPANKGVKAEFMPGERFYPEFGQCVHKVARDSGSPDKLFLQNHGGVYHSDNGGDSWDDIAPGLPTEFGFAMVAHPHQPDTAYNFPITDAGARWPVDGKARVYRTTDAGSSWAPMGEGSLPDNYYAAVMRDAMCADDHEQIGLYFGGRNGGVWASADEGGSWQQINADLPDVMVVRAAVLD from the coding sequence ATGAGCACGACGATGTTGATGGTGGGTACGCGCAAGGGACTCTGGATCGGCACTTCCGACGAGGCCAGGCAGGACTGGTCGTGGACAGGCCCGCACTTCCCGATGGAGGAGGTCTACTCCGTCATGGTCGACCAGCGCGGCGACAAGCCACGGCTGCTGGCGGGGGCGGCGTCGAGCTGGCTCGGACCGCAGGTCTGGCGCTCCGACGACCTCGGCGAGAAGTGGGACGAGACCCCCAACGGCGCGATCCGGTTCCCCGAGGACTCCGGCGCCACGCTCGCCCGGGTCTGGCAGCTGGTGCCCGGGGTGGAGGACGGCGTCGTGTGGGCCGGCACCGAGCCGGGCGCGATCTTCAAGTCGGTCGACGGGGGCGAGCGCTTCGACTTGGTGCGCGGCCTCTGGGACCACCCGCACCGCAAGGAGTGGAACGAGGGGTACGGCGGGCAGGCCTTCCACACGATTCTGCCGCACCCCACCGACGGTGGCTCCGTGCTCGCTGCCATCTCGACCGGCGGCGTCTACCGCACCAGCGACGGCGGCGAGACCTGGGAGCCGGCCAACAAGGGCGTCAAGGCCGAGTTCATGCCGGGGGAGCGTTTCTACCCCGAGTTCGGCCAGTGCGTGCACAAGGTCGCCCGCGACTCCGGCTCGCCCGACAAGCTCTTCCTCCAGAACCACGGCGGCGTCTACCACTCCGACAACGGCGGCGACTCCTGGGACGACATCGCACCCGGCCTGCCCACCGAGTTCGGCTTCGCCATGGTCGCGCACCCGCACCAGCCCGACACGGCGTACAACTTCCCCATCACCGACGCAGGGGCCCGCTGGCCGGTCGACGGCAAGGCGAGGGTCTACCGCACCACCGACGCCGGGTCCTCGTGGGCGCCGATGGGTGAGGGTTCGCTGCCCGACAACTACTACGCTGCGGTGATGCGCGACGCGATGTGCGCCGATGACCACGAGCAGATCGGGCTCTACTTCGGTGGCCGCAACGGCGGGGTGTGGGCGTCGGCCGACGAAGGCGGCTCGTGGCAGCAGATCAACGCCGACCTGCCCGACGTGATGGTGGTGCGCGCCGCCGTCCTCGACTGA